DNA from Roseimicrobium sp. ORNL1:
AGCTTCTTCAGGCTCCATCCCTGCGTCATGAACTCACTAGCCAGCCAGTCCAGCAGTTCGGGATGGCTTGGCTTTTCCCCCTGATGGCCAAAGTCGCCGGGAGTATTCACCAAACCGCGACCGAAGTGGTGCATCCAGAACCGGTTTACCAACACCCGCGCCAGCAGCGGATGTTTCCCACTGGTGAGGTGCTTCGCAAAGGCCAGTCTGCGCCCCGTGCCCGGCACTGCCGGATCATCCGCCATGAAGTCGAAGGGCTTGTCCGGACTCAGCACCGTGAGATCTCCCGGCCCTACCGCATCACCCGGAAGTTCGCGATTCCCCCGCATGAAGACCTGGGTCACAGGAATGGTCGTCTTGCTGCCGTAGGCCACTGGCTCCGCGAGCACACGGACAAAGTTTTCCTGCGGCTTCTTCGCCCGGATAGCGGCCGCTCGCGCCGCATTGTCATCCTGCATCTTTTTCAGGTCATTCTCGCGGCCGTACTTGGCGAGAAAGAGATTCAAGATGCCCACCGAGGGCGTGACCTTGATGCCGGGATATTCCTCCACCAGCTTCTTCTGTTCTGCGGTCAGACTTTTGACATCCTTCTGAAACGCCAGTCCCGCTTCACGGCACTTCTGCTGCAGATCCGGCGCGAGCGCCTTCACCTCCTGCTCGAAGACCCAGTCGCGAAGCTCCACCAGCTGCGCCTGGAGTTCCTTCTCCACCTCCACCGCCTGCTTTTCCAACTCAGCGCTCGTCGCGCGCTCTGTCGTGGTCAGGAGGGATATGCGGCGCTGCCTCGGCTCGCGCCACTGCTTCCAGTCCAGCGCGGGTTCGAAGATGGCACGCAGCCGATAGAAGTCCTTCTGCAGGATGGGATCAAACCGGTGGTCGTGACACTCCGCACAACCCACGGTCATGCCCATCAAAGAACTGCTCACGATCTTCACCGTCTCGGTGACGACTGCATTCTTCGCGAGATCCTTGTCCATGCGCTCGGTGCCCGTGCCATCCGGTGCCATGCGCAGGAATCCGGTCGCCGTCAGCTTGCGTGTCTGATCCGGTGTGAGATTCACCGGAGGCGAGGGGATCATCTCATCGCCGGCGAGCTGCTCGCGGATGAACTCATCAAAGGGCAGATCCGCATTGAGTGACTGGATCACATAGTCGCGGTAGCGCCACGCATCATCGCGATCCGTGTCTTCATCGTTGTACCCCTCAGAGTCGGCATACCCCGCCACGTCCAGCCAATGACGTCCCCAGCGCTCGCCATAATGTGGAGACTCCAGCAGCCGGTCGATCAGCTTCTCATAAGCATCGACTCGTGTGTCCTTCTCAAAAGCCTCCACTTCTTCTGCAGAGGGTGGCAGGCCAATGAGGTCGAATGACGCACGCCGGATGAGCGTCGCCTTGTCTGCTTCGGCACCGAACTGAAGGCCTGCCTTCACCAGCCTCGCTCGCAGGAAGGCATCCACAGGATTCGCCTGCGCGCCCTCAGGCACCTTGGGATGCTTGATTGGTTGAAAGGCCCAGTACCCACGCTCCTCTTCGGAAATGACCGTTCCCGGTGCCAACACGGCAGGCTCCGCGCGCAAGGTCTTCGCACCTTCGGATATCCACTGCTCGATCTTCGCAATCTCTGCGTCCGGCAACTTCTTCCCACCCTTGGGCATGTCGCCGCTCTTAAGCTGCTCGATCAACAGACTTTTGTGCGCGTCCCCCGAAATGATGGCCGGACCGCTCTCGCCACCCTTCTCCATGAGATGCTTCAGCCGCACATCAAGACCGCCTTTGATCTCCTTCTCCTCACCGTGGCAATGGAAGCAATGCGCCTTGAGAACAGGACGGATATCCCGTTCAAACATAAGGGGCGCTGCCTGTACGAAGCCACTTCCGGCCATGCCAATGAGCGTGGCAGGAAGGGCGTGTAGAAACGAAAATGACCGCAGTTGTCGCATGTGATTTGAAGCGACAAACTACGGTCCAAAGCCCTCCGCCCTTTCGAGGCGGACGCGCACGAGGCCGGCTACACCGTGATCTCCGGCACCACAAACGGCGCACGGTATTCACGCGTGAGCAGCTTCGCCGCTGCATCATTGCCCACTGCCTTCTCCGTCTTCGGATCAAAATTCAACACGGGACCGAGGGTGAGCGGCGTGGCATTCAAGTCGACGCCATTCGCCTGCAGATGTGCCAGCACTCGATCGAGGGTCTCACTGGCGCCAGCATCAGCGCTGATGGCCTGCTTGATTTCATCCACGCTCTTCTTCGCACCGAGCTGGTGGGAGATGTTCGCGGTATGGCACAATGCCGCGCTGATGTGGCCCTCCTGCACCTCGGCAGTCAGATCCTCGCGCTTCCGGCTACGCACCGCCTTGATGAAGTTCTCAAAGTGGCTGGTCGCACCGTCCCACTTCTTCAGTTCCTTGCCATCCTTGTCATAGGCGATGGCGCTGTCGTAGTTCGGTACCAGCACGTGGCCGCCCTCGCAGTGGATCACCACGCCGATCTGGCCACCCATGAAATCGTCCATGTCCGCGCCGTCTTTGATCTTCTCTTTTTCCTTTTCTTTGTCCTTCTCGGCACCCTTCGGAACTTCGATCTCCCTGGTCTTCGGAAGTCCGCGCACTTCAAAGATCAGCGGAGCCGCGGCATAGGCCTGGTAGATGATCTGGGTATTCGGTGTCTCACCATCGTCTTCGTATCCCAGGCGACCACCCACACTCCACACGCGAGGCGCGATTTCGTTTTCTCCGAGGAACCACCGGGCAATATCCATCTGATGCACACCCTGGTTGCCCAGGTCGCCATTGCCATACGCCCACTGCCAGTGCCAGTCGTAGTCCAGCTTCTTGCGATGGATGGGCGCCACCTGCGCCGGGCCGAACCACAAATCAAGATCCACTCCCTCCGGCGCCGGCAGTGGTCCCTTGGCCTTGCCAATGGTCTTGCGCCGCTTGTAACACAGGCCGCGCGCGATCTTGATCTTGCCCAGGTTCCCCGCCTTCACCCACTGCACTGCATCGCGAATGCCACTGCTGCTGCGGATCTGGGAACCGGTTTGCGCGATGCGATCATACTTGCGCGCGGCGTTCACGAGCTGTCGGCCTTCCCAGACATTGTGCGAGACGGGCTTCTCCACGTACACATCCTTGCCCGCCTGCATGGCCCAGATACCGGCCAGCGAGTGCCAGTGATTCGGCGTGGCAATGCTGATGGCATCGATGTCCTTGTTCTCAAGGAGCTTCCGGATGTCCTGATACGTTTGCACCTCCTGGCCCTGCGCCTTGAAGGCATCCGCCTGCTTGGCCAGCGCAGCCTTGTTCACATCGCACAGCGCCGCCACGCGCACGCCTTTGATCTCAGAGAAAGACTTGATGTGTTCCGCACCGCGTCC
Protein-coding regions in this window:
- a CDS encoding PSD1 and planctomycete cytochrome C domain-containing protein encodes the protein MFERDIRPVLKAHCFHCHGEEKEIKGGLDVRLKHLMEKGGESGPAIISGDAHKSLLIEQLKSGDMPKGGKKLPDAEIAKIEQWISEGAKTLRAEPAVLAPGTVISEEERGYWAFQPIKHPKVPEGAQANPVDAFLRARLVKAGLQFGAEADKATLIRRASFDLIGLPPSAEEVEAFEKDTRVDAYEKLIDRLLESPHYGERWGRHWLDVAGYADSEGYNDEDTDRDDAWRYRDYVIQSLNADLPFDEFIREQLAGDEMIPSPPVNLTPDQTRKLTATGFLRMAPDGTGTERMDKDLAKNAVVTETVKIVSSSLMGMTVGCAECHDHRFDPILQKDFYRLRAIFEPALDWKQWREPRQRRISLLTTTERATSAELEKQAVEVEKELQAQLVELRDWVFEQEVKALAPDLQQKCREAGLAFQKDVKSLTAEQKKLVEEYPGIKVTPSVGILNLFLAKYGRENDLKKMQDDNAARAAAIRAKKPQENFVRVLAEPVAYGSKTTIPVTQVFMRGNRELPGDAVGPGDLTVLSPDKPFDFMADDPAVPGTGRRLAFAKHLTSGKHPLLARVLVNRFWMHHFGRGLVNTPGDFGHQGEKPSHPELLDWLASEFMTQGWSLKKLHRLIMTSAAYRQSSKKTPAGEARDPANALLWRYPVHRLEAEVIRDATLAVCGTLNTQPAGPPVPVRVDENNQTVVGSDKPLPAEQLFRRSIYVTQKRSLPAQVLAVFDAPQMEPNCELRNSSTVAPQSLLLMNSAFVVEQADFLAKRVRAEAGSDVRKQAALAWQLVFGVPDAVTEVDSLASYLTEQAKVLKGTNAAAKPEELERRALASLCQVLLGSNRFLYVE
- a CDS encoding Gfo/Idh/MocA family oxidoreductase; protein product: MTQTSRRRFLRQSAIAGGSFFISKGLTSCGKGGGSSANDVINVAVVGFRGRGAEHIKSFSEIKGVRVAALCDVNKAALAKQADAFKAQGQEVQTYQDIRKLLENKDIDAISIATPNHWHSLAGIWAMQAGKDVYVEKPVSHNVWEGRQLVNAARKYDRIAQTGSQIRSSSGIRDAVQWVKAGNLGKIKIARGLCYKRRKTIGKAKGPLPAPEGVDLDLWFGPAQVAPIHRKKLDYDWHWQWAYGNGDLGNQGVHQMDIARWFLGENEIAPRVWSVGGRLGYEDDGETPNTQIIYQAYAAAPLIFEVRGLPKTREIEVPKGAEKDKEKEKEKIKDGADMDDFMGGQIGVVIHCEGGHVLVPNYDSAIAYDKDGKELKKWDGATSHFENFIKAVRSRKREDLTAEVQEGHISAALCHTANISHQLGAKKSVDEIKQAISADAGASETLDRVLAHLQANGVDLNATPLTLGPVLNFDPKTEKAVGNDAAAKLLTREYRAPFVVPEITV